The Podospora pseudocomata strain CBS 415.72m chromosome 1 map unlocalized CBS415.72m_1, whole genome shotgun sequence genome has a segment encoding these proteins:
- the ARP4 gene encoding Actin-related protein 4 (COG:Z; BUSCO:EOG09262MOO; EggNog:ENOG503NUWX), whose translation MAQQPLPSSVQPTDVYGGDEVSAIVLDPGYINTRAGFAGEEMPKQVLPSFYGHITSSNRDVFGDQAMYPRADFEIRNYMNRDSVVEDWDAATKIWEHALVNRLGIPRPTPPSKNGLNNKPKPAAEGEDVEMADEADLDETENYEKPMAENPLLMTEAAWNSPKQREKAIEICMENWACPAFWLSKTPVLAAFAAGKATALVLDVGGSNTSVTAIFDGMVLKRSVQRSPVGGVWLSSQIRSLFEASEPKVEVVPTFMVENKKPVEAGQPADARLKTFDFQISPSFRAYEEERVLKEFKESVVEVWRGPGRYLAPGNEDYAKNLPGRVFEMPDGSNQMWREQRFKVAEGMWDDNAAFPSATEEGKITKAQTVPGLIKAALDSIDVDVRPALLANVVVTGSTSLLPGFTDRLNHELTAMFPSVKVKLHAAGLSSERRFGAWIGGSILGSLGTFHQMWISRKEYEENGPGIVEKRCK comes from the exons ATGGCACAACAACCGCTCCCCTCGTCGGTACAACCGACGGACGTCTATGGCGGAG ACGAAGTCTCTGCCATCGTCCTTGACCCAGGCTACATCAACACCCGTGCCGGCTTCGCAGGCGAAGAAATGCCTAAGCAGGTTCTCCCCTCGTTCTACGGCCatatcacctcctccaatcgCGATGTCTTCGGCGACCAGGCTATGTATCCCCGTGCTGACTTCGAAATCCGCAATTACATGAACCGCGATAGCGTCGTGGAGGACTGGGATGCCGCCACCAAGATCTGGGAGCATGCCCTTGTCAACCGCCTGGGCATCCCCCGCCCAACCCCGCCCAGCAAAAACGGCCTGAACAACAAGCCCAAACCAGCAGCCGAGGGCGAAGATGTGGAAATGGCCGACGAGGCTGATTTAGACGAGACGGAAAACTACGAAAAGCCCATGGCGGAGAATCCGCTATTGATGACAGAGGCGGCATGGAACTCACCAAAGCAGAGGGAAAAGGCCATTGAGATTTGCATGGAGAATTGGGCGTGTCCTGCGTTTTGGCTGAGCAAGACCCCGGTGCTGGCTGCCTTTGCAGCGGGGAAGGCGACAGCCTTGGTATTGGACGTGGGAGGGTCTAACACCAGTGTCACGGCGATTTTTGACGGCATGGTGCTGAAGCGGAGCGTCCAGCGGTCGCCTGTCGGCGGTGTATGGCTCAGCAGCCAGATCAGGTCGCTCTTTGAGGCCAGCGAGCccaaggtggaggttgtgcCTACTTTTATGGTGGAAAACAAAAAGCCGGTGGAGGCTGGGCAACCTGCTGACGCCAGGCTGAAGACTTTTGATTTCCAGATTTCACCCTCCTTCAGGGCctatgaggaggagagagtCTTGAAAGAGTTCAAGGAGTCTGTGGTAGAGGTTTGGAGGGGCCCTGGGAGATACCTCGCGCCAGGAAACGAGGACTACGCCAAGAACCTACCTGGCCGTGTGTTTGAGATGCCAGATGGCAGCAATCAGATGTGGCGCGAGCAACGCTTCAAGGTTGCCGAGGGCATGTGGGATGACAACGCTGCCTTCCCCAGCGCCACCGAGGAAGGAAAGATCACCAAGGCCCAGACTGTGCCCGGCTTGATCAAGGCAGCACTCGACTCCATCGATGTCGACGTTCGACCTGCCCTTTTGGCCAACGTTGTCGTTACCGGGAGCACAAGCTTGTTGCCAGGGTTCACCGACCGCCTGAACCACGAACTCACAGCCATGTTCCCCAGCGTCAAGGTCAAGCTTCACGCCGCCGGCCTCAGCAGCGAGAGGCGGTTCGGGGCCTGGATAGGTGGCAGCATCCTCGGGAGTCTGGGCACATTCCACCAGATGTGGATCTCACGAAAGGAATACGAGGAGAACGGGCCTGGGATCGTGGAGAAGCGCTGCAAGTAG
- a CDS encoding uncharacterized protein (EggNog:ENOG503NYVN; COG:S), with product MSITSEEEVEEDAPPLSDSPSHNDSSDSNNGSSSLHQHHNHNHDHNNGSTSPSATSHPGSDYEGEYLSESDLSEEDDDDEDDGNPNSFPLAAPFSQHTFAPPFYGRPPTPLPPSPSLTSLLRPSRPTTPDASDDEHAEPLPRARPKVPTYEYYGFVLYLFSSLLFLFYLLWSYLPSPFLHALGIYYYPNRWWSLAVPSFIVMLLVYIYVALAAYNVEILTLPMGSIETVVDEAAQVAVVDSRGRIRAVGKRGRDRGQGHRRKGSGRSNRDEEGGGGQHGGLDWREVWNEGTDAVMDVPLAGVCEVLYGYGGEEEGDGDVITRV from the coding sequence ATGTCGATAACAtccgaagaagaagtcgaagagGACGCGCCTCCCCTCTCCGACTCACCCTCCCACAACGACTCTTCCGACTCCAacaacggcagcagcagtctacatcaacaccacaaccacaatcaCGACCACAACAATggctcaacctccccctccgccacctcccacccaggCTCCGACTACGAAGGCGAATACCTCTCCGAGTCAGACCTatcagaagaagacgacgacgacgaagacgacggcaACCCAAATTCTTTCCCCCTTGCGGCCCCCTTTTCGCAACACACCTTCGCGCCCCCGTTCTACGGCCGTCCGCCAACACCCCtacccccatctccctctttAACATCCCTGTTGCGACCCTCCagaccaacaacccccgACGCCTCGGACGACGAACACGCCGAACCACTACCTAGGGCGAGGCCAAAAGTGCCGACGTATGAATACTACGGCTTCGTGCTGTAtctcttctccagcctccTGTTCCTCTTTTACCTGCTCTGGAGCTACCTCCCGTCGCCGTTTCTGCACGCGTTGGGGATATACTACTACCCTAAccggtggtggtcgttggCGGTGCCGAGTTTTATCGTCATGTTGCTGGTGTATATATACGTGGCGTTGGCGGCGTATAATGTGGAGATATTGACGCTGCCGATGGGGAGCATAGAGAccgtggttgatgaggcggCGCAGGTGGCGGTTGTGGATAGTCGGGGGAGGATAAGGGCTGTTGGGAagcgggggagggatagggggCAGGGGCATAGGAGGAAGGGGTCCGGGAGAAGTAATagggatgaggaagggggaggggggcagcatggggggttggattggAGGGAGGTTTGGAATGAGGGGACGGATGCGGTGATGGATGTGCCGCTGGCGGGGGTTTGTGAGGTGCTTTATGGGTatgggggggaagaagaaggggatggggatgttaTTACGAGGGTTTAA
- a CDS encoding uncharacterized protein (COG:E; EggNog:ENOG503Q3W5) — protein MNINYLVSSISRQTAKPREPHNLFKDTSKMDSPTSDASLKEQLKSRFVGKTLDQVPTPSVILDLAKLETNCNGMLEATEKLGLLWRAHIKTHKTTELTRLQVGNDKSTPVNIVVSTIIEAENILPLLKEYQSKGRKVNVLFSFPLFPSAASRLADLSAQLGPDSISLMIDHSDQLVSAATIAHTTGAYPPLVFIKIDGGYHRAGVQPSPSFATGESTQGDSSHPSEVLIDAVLEAEKQNKCVLHGVYIHAGHSYGTRTDWAALGYLAQEFQICLDFAEAIRKRSPGHKLVLSVGATPTATTIQHPSIISSGDNNNGDSSVQKLKAFITAQSKRENPFSLEVHAGVYSTLDLQQLATHARDSSLLKADDIAISVLAEIASLYPSRGKNSTTEALINAGCLALGREPVTDKGSIPGVDYSGWGFLMPWGGNLTSNPTPGPDFPRVHPGWQVGKVSQEHGILVWDGKPEDEIPLQYGQRVRIWPNHSCIAGACFDWYLIVDSRSKGREDEVVDVWPRWRGW, from the exons ATGAACATCAACTACCTCGTGTCCAGCATTTCCCGCCAAACAGCTAAACCTCGTGAGCCTCACAACCTATTCAAAGACACAAGCAAAATGGATTCACCCACGTCCGATGCCTCCCTCAAGGAGCAGCTCAAAAGCAGATTCGTTGGCAAGACACTCGACCAAGTCCCCACCCCATCAGTGATCCTCGATTTGGCCAAACTCGAGACGAACTGCAATGGAATGCTGGAAGCGACGGAGAAACTTGGTCTGCTCTGGCGGGCTCACATAAAGACGCACAAG ACAACAGAGCTCACCCGCCTCCAAGTCGGCAATGACAAGTCCACTCCTGTGAACATTGTCGTCTCAACCATCATCGAAGCAGAGAATATCCTCCCATTGCTGAAAGAATACCAGTCCAAGGGGAGAAAAGTCAACGtgctcttctcctttcccCTCTTCCCTTCCGCGGCCTCTCGACTAGCCGATCTATCTGCGCAATTAGGACCGGATTCCATTTCTCTTATGATTGACCACTCTGACCAACTCGTTTCTGCCGCAACTATTGCTCACACAACGGGTGCTTACCCCCCTCTGGTATTCATCAAGATTGACGGTGGCTACCACCGAGCAGGCGTACAGCCCTCTCCCAGTTTCGCCACGGGGGAGTCAACCCAGGGGGACAGCAGCCACCCTTCCGAAGTCCTCATCGACGCCGTTCTCGAAGCggagaaacaaaacaagtgTGTCTTGCACGGGGTGTACATCCACGCAGGCCACAGCTACGGCACCAGGACTGACTGGGCTGCATTGGGCTATCTAGCCCAGGAATTCCAAATCTGTCTCGACTTTGCCGAAGCGATCAGAAAACGAAGCCCAGGGCATAAGCTAGTCCTTTCCGTTGGTGCGACACCTaccgcaaccaccatccaGCACCCTAGCATCATCTCATCTggtgacaacaacaacggtgATAGTTCAGTTCAGAAACTAAAAGCATTCATCACCGCCCAgtcaaaaagagaaaacccATTCAGCCTTGAAGTTCACGCCGGGGTTTA TTCAACCCTCGACCTCCAACAACTCGCCACCCACGCCCGggactcctccctcctcaaggcTGACGACATCGCCATCAGTGTCCTAGCAGAAATAGCCTCCCTCTACCCCTCCCGCGGCAaaaactccaccaccgaagCTCTCATCAACGCAGGCtgcctcgccctcggcaGAGAACCCGTCACCGACAAGGGCAGCATCCCCGGAGTGGATTACTCCGGCTGGGGCTTTCTTATGCCCTGGGGCGGTAACCTCACCTCTAACCCCACCCCAGGTCCTGACTTTCCCCGTGTTCACCCCGGTTGGCAAGTGGGCAAAGTCTCCCAGGAACATGGCATCTTGGTGTGGGATGGTAAACCCGAGGACGAGATCCCGCTGCAGTATGGACAGAGGGTGAGAATCTGGCCTAATCACAGCTGCATCGCGGGCGCGTGCTTTGATTGGTATTTGATCGTGGACAGTAGgagcaaggggagggaggacgaggtggtggatgtttgGCCtaggtggaggggatggtaG